Proteins encoded together in one Coregonus clupeaformis isolate EN_2021a chromosome 30, ASM2061545v1, whole genome shotgun sequence window:
- the LOC121545757 gene encoding integrator complex subunit 11-like, which yields MPEIKVTPLGAGQDVGRSCILVSIGGKNVMLDCGMHMGFNDDRRFPDFSYITQQGRLTEFLDCVIISHFHLDHCGALPYMSEMVGYDGPIYMTHPTKAICPILLEDFRKITVDKKGETNFFTSQMIKDCMKKVVPLNLHQTVQVDDELEIKAYYAGHVLGAAMVQIKVGSESVVYTGDYNMTPDRHLGAAWIDKCRPDILISESTYATTIRDSKRCRERDFLKKVHETVERGGKVLIPVFALGRAQELCILLETFWERMNMKAPIYFSTGLTEKANHYYKLFITWTNQKIRKTFVQRNMFEFKHIKAFDRSYADNPGPMVVFATPGMLHAGQSLQIFKKWAGNEKNMIIMPGYCVQGTIGHKILNGQKKLEMENRQTLEVKLQVEYMSFSAHADAKGIMQLIRMAEPRNMLLVHGEAKKMEFLKDKIEQEFSINCFMPANGETTTVITNPSVPVDISLNLLKREMALGGPLPDPKKPRTMHGTLIMKDNSLRLVSPEQALKELGLNEHQLRFTCRVQLQDSHSDSDTLIRIYTHLKSLLKGYTIQHLPDGTVMVESIVIKVSSSAEEPNTKVLLLSWSYQDEDLGSFLSTLLKKGLPSGLSSI from the exons ATGCCTGAGATAAAAGTGACACCACTGG GTGCTGGACAAGATGTTGGCCGCAGCTGCATCCTTGTCTCCATTGGTGGCAAAAATGTTATGCTTGATTGTGGGATGCACATGGGTTTCAATGATGAT AGACGATTCCCAGATTTCTCCTACATAACACAACAAGGACGCCTGACAGAATTCTTGGACTGTGTGATTATCAG TCATTTCCACCTGGACCACTGTGGTGCTTTGCCATACATGAGTGAAATGGTGGGCTACGATGGGCCCATCTACATGACCCACCCCACCAAGGCCATCTGCCCCATCCTACTGGAGGACTTCAGGAAGATCACCGTGGACAAGAAGGGTGAGACCAACTTCTTCACATCCCAGATGATCAAGGACTGCATGAAGAAAGTAGTCCCTTTGAACCTCCACCAGACCGTCCAG GTGGACGATGAGCTGGAGATCAAGGCTTACTATGCAGGCCACGTCCTGGGAGCTGCTATGGTGCAGATCAAAGTAGGATCAGAGTCAGTGGTCTACACT GGTGACTATAACATGACGCCAGACAGACATTTAGG GGCTGCGTGGATTGATAAGTGTCGGCCTGACATCCTCATCTCAGAGTCTACCTACGCCACCACCATCCGTGACTCAAAGAGGTGCAGGGAGAGGGACTTCCTGAAGAAAGTACATGAgacagtggagagaggaggaaag GTTCTGATTCCGGTCTTTGCCCTGGGAAGAGCTCAGGAACTGTGTATTCTATTGGAAACATTCTG GGAGCGGATGAACATGAAGGCTCCCATCTACTTCTCCACGGGGCTCACAGAGAAAGCCAATCACTACTACAAACTCTTCATCAcctggaccaatcagaagatcagaaaaaCCTTTGTACAGAGAAACATGTTTGAGTTCAAACACATCAAGGCCTTTGATCGCTCCTACGCAGACAACCCTGGACCAATG gTGGTGTTTGCCACCCCAGGAATGTTGCATGCTGGTCAGTCTCTACAGATATTCAAGAAGTGGGCTGGCAACGAGAAGAATATG ATCATCATGCCTGGGTATTGTGTGCAAGGCACAATCGGACACAAGATCCTGAATGGTCAAAAGAAACTGGAGATGGAAAATAGACAAACG TTGGAGGTGAAGCTGCAGGTGGAGTACATGTCGTTCAGCGCCCATGCAGACGCTAAGGGCATCATGCAGCTCATCCGCATGGCAGAGCCTCGCAACATGCTGCTGGTGCACGGAGAGGCCAAGAAGATGGAGTTCCTCAAGGACAAGATTGAGCAGGAGTTCA GCATCAACTGCTTCATGCCAGCCAACGGTGAGACGACCACTGTGATCACCAACCCCAGTGTCCCAGTGGACATCTCACTCAACCTGCTCAAGAGAGAGATGGCCCTTGGAG GCCCCTTACCTGACCCGAAGAAGCCTCGCACCATGCATGGGACCCTGATCATGAAGGATAAT AGTCTTCGGCTGGTCTCTCCAGAGCAGGCTCTCAAGGAGCTGGGCCTCAACGAGCACCAGCTCCGCTTCACCTGCCGAGTGCAGCTCCAGGACTCACACAGTGACTCCGACACCCTCATCAGGATCTACACACACCTCAAGAG TCTACTGAAAGGTTATACCATCCAGCACCTCCCAGACGGGACTGTCATGGTGGAGTCCATTGTGATCAAGGTGTCCTCCTCAGCTGAAGAGCCCAACACCAAGGTGCTGCTGCTCTCCTGGAGCTATCAG
- the LOC121545758 gene encoding ceramide-1-phosphate transfer protein: protein MADSVAVEDPKFTLQEVLDTFKSCLSENKEVFLEHYVAGWLGLVRFMNSLGSVFSFIAKDAVNKIQILINHLNGENGAHYVTVQSMVKYELDNQLVDLTKRGSFPESGCRTLLRLHRALRWLELFLERLRTSTEESKTSVMCSEAYNESLSQHHAWIIRKAAGTAFWALPGRATFFDVMNVGTPEQVVTMLGDALPLISEVYQVTEDLYVQNNILDLP, encoded by the exons ATGGCCGATTCTGTAGCGGTAGAGGATCCGAAATTCACTTTACAAGAGGTTCTTGACACTTTTAAGTCATGCCTATCTGAAAACAAAGAAGTATTCCTCGAACATTATGTAGCAGGGTGGCTTGGTCTTGTAAG ATTCATGAACAGCCTGGGGAGTGTGTTCTCCTTCATCGCCAAGGATGCTGTCAACAAGATCCAAATCCTGATCAACCATCTGAACGGTGAGAATGGGGCCCACTATGTCACCGTCCAGTCTATGGTCAAATACGAACTGGACAACCAACTGGTGGACCTGACTAAGAGAGGCAGCTTCCCCGAGTCCGGCTGCCGCACCCTCCTGAGGCTGCATCGTGCCCTGCGCTGGCTGGAGCTCTTTCTGGAGCGGCTGCGCACCAGCACTGAGGAAAGCAAGACCTCGGTCATGTGCTCTGAGGCCTATAATGAGTCCCTCTCCCAACACCATGCATGGATCATCCGCAAGGCTGCCGGTACAGCTTTCTGGGCTCTCCCAGGGCGTGCTACGTTCTTTGATGTGATGAATGTAGGCACCCCAGAGCAGGTAGTGACCATGCTAGGGGATGCCCTGCCTCTCATCTCTGAGGTGTACCAAGTGACAGAGGACCTCTATGTCCAGAACAATATACTGGACTTGCCCTAG
- the LOC121546730 gene encoding UBX domain-containing protein 10-like, which produces MHLTRPKSSKGRSRPNLSYTPNMDVADSYQDTPLIPKPPSMGNDRSDRCLRSRCQSLFRQSSQLSVEEVPDYLDTVSEVPYLPFPWNKYKPLPSIEKKLSEEGVSFRGMEEKTSKLSLSDSLIVHTRRGHGEHQLSSVRTRAVSQSNLEIGNVSEVLCKVCPTPYPPDLSVMATPQRQKALQYSLAIRAPCGRRFEHHFLPTDTLLKVLASAEARYWARYEHGYIVIVDGYVKSGVDRPLRRTFTDLNMTLAQCGILNRSVLWVFQEDMDSA; this is translated from the exons ATGCATTTGACCAGGCCAAAGTCCTCGAAAGGGCGTAGTCGACCCAACCTGAGCTACACCCCAAACATGGATGTGGCTGACAGCTACCAAGACACACCACTGATCCCAAAGCCTCCTTCAATGGGCAACGACAGGTCAGATCGCTGCCTCCGCTCCCGCTGTCAATCCCTCTTCAGGCAGAGCAGCCAGCTGAGCGTGGAAGAAGTCCCAGACTACCTAGATACTGTTTCTGAGGTACCCTATCTTCCCTTCCCTTGGAACAAATACAAGCCCCTCCCCTCCATTGAGAAGAAGCTGTCAGAGGAGGGTGTCTCTTTTAGGGGcatggaggagaagacatccAAGCTCAGTCTGTCCGACAGCCTCATCGTCCATACTCGGCGAGGGCACGGGGAGCATCAGCTGTCCTCAGTGAGGACCCGAGCCGTATCCCAGAGCAACCTGGAGATAGGCAACGTGTCAGAGGTGCTTTGCAAGGTCTGCCCCACTCCCTACCCTCCGGACCTCAGCGTGATGGCCACGCCCCAGAGACAGAAAGCCCTCCAGTATTCT CTTGCCATCCGGGCCCCATGTGGGAGGAGGTTTGAGCACCACTTCCTACCCACAGACACCCTACTGAAGGTGCTAGCCAGTGCAGAGGCCAGATATTGGGCCAGATATGAGCATGGTTACATTGTGATCGTGGATGGCTACGTCAAGAGTGGTGTGGATAGACCCCTCCGAAGGACATTCACAGACCTGAACATGACTTTGGCCCAATGTGGCATCTTAAATAGATCAGTACTGTGGGTCTTTCAGGAGGATATGGACTCTGCCTGA